In Nitrospirota bacterium, a single genomic region encodes these proteins:
- a CDS encoding rhodanese-like domain-containing protein: protein MSDFRSYRCSITLVILALIISTPVVGCAKNITRDDLLRQMMTERPPLVVDVRSQGEYDRDHVPGALHIPFYSIGSGLKGLGYPKEDPVVLYCEHGPRSGIAGISLYLSGYEKVYSLEGHMKAWRKNEFPIEIITH from the coding sequence ATGTCGGATTTTCGAAGCTATCGATGTTCCATAACGCTGGTTATTCTTGCCCTTATCATCAGCACTCCTGTTGTCGGCTGTGCCAAGAACATTACCCGTGACGATCTCCTCAGACAGATGATGACGGAGAGGCCGCCGCTGGTCGTGGATGTCCGTTCGCAGGGCGAATATGACCGGGACCATGTGCCGGGAGCGCTCCATATCCCGTTTTACTCGATCGGCTCCGGTCTGAAAGGGCTGGGATATCCCAAAGAGGACCCTGTTGTTCTGTATTGCGAGCACGGTCCGCGCTCCGGCATTGCCGGAATATCTCTGTATCTCTCGGGCTATGAAAAGGTGTATTCCCTGGAAGGGCACATGAAAGCCTGGAGAAAGAACGAGTTCCCGATCGAGATCATCACTCATTAA
- a CDS encoding insulinase family protein gives MRYLLRIFLVVLVVLFAAGVSFAQDLKVIEKVLPNGLKVLLKEEHKAPVVTFQIWYKVGSRNERLGITGMSHLLEHMMFKGTKKNGPKTFSQTVQRNGGNDNAFTSKDYTAYFENFASDRLGISLDLESDRMQNLLIEPREFLSERDVVKEERRMRYEDDPVNTMVEQMMSVAFSAHPYQWPVIGWMADISSITRDDLNKHYRTYYAPNNATIVVAGDFDAKTLLPRIEKYFGTIPRGLAVPLVSAVEPKHLGERRVIVKKQAELPAVFAGYNVPTLKHADSYALEVLQGVLSSGKSSRLYKSLVYEKQLALYAGGDYDNISADPNLFTVYAGVMPGKTIEEVEKALYLELDKLKNEPIADEELQKAKNQIEASFIMSQDSIFYQAMLLGQFETVADWKLLEKYIDRIRAVTRDDVMRVAKEYFFEDNRTVGILVPVKE, from the coding sequence ATGAGATATCTATTGAGAATATTTCTGGTTGTCCTGGTTGTTTTATTTGCGGCGGGCGTGAGTTTTGCTCAGGACCTCAAGGTCATTGAGAAGGTCCTGCCGAACGGGCTCAAGGTGCTGCTCAAGGAAGAACACAAGGCGCCGGTGGTCACGTTCCAGATCTGGTACAAGGTCGGCTCGCGGAATGAACGACTCGGCATCACCGGTATGTCGCACCTGCTCGAGCATATGATGTTCAAAGGCACGAAAAAGAACGGACCGAAGACCTTCTCGCAAACCGTGCAGCGGAACGGCGGGAACGACAACGCCTTTACGTCAAAGGATTATACTGCCTATTTTGAGAATTTTGCCTCGGACCGACTGGGTATTTCCCTCGACCTCGAATCCGACCGTATGCAGAACCTGCTTATCGAACCCAGGGAATTTTTGTCGGAGCGCGACGTGGTGAAGGAAGAGCGCCGCATGCGCTACGAGGACGACCCGGTCAACACGATGGTGGAACAGATGATGTCGGTGGCGTTCAGCGCACACCCGTACCAGTGGCCGGTGATCGGCTGGATGGCGGATATCAGCAGTATTACCCGGGATGACCTGAATAAACACTACCGCACCTACTATGCGCCGAACAATGCAACGATCGTCGTGGCGGGAGATTTTGATGCAAAGACGCTGCTTCCCCGGATCGAGAAATACTTCGGGACCATACCCCGGGGTTTGGCGGTGCCCCTCGTGAGTGCCGTTGAACCGAAGCATCTTGGCGAACGGAGAGTTATCGTAAAGAAGCAGGCCGAGCTGCCCGCGGTCTTTGCCGGCTACAATGTGCCGACCCTGAAACATGCCGACTCCTATGCGCTCGAGGTCCTGCAGGGCGTCCTTTCTTCGGGCAAAAGTTCGCGGCTCTACAAATCGCTGGTATATGAAAAACAGCTTGCGCTGTACGCGGGCGGCGATTATGACAATATCTCCGCGGACCCGAACCTGTTCACGGTCTATGCCGGCGTGATGCCCGGCAAGACCATCGAGGAAGTGGAGAAGGCGTTGTATCTGGAGCTCGACAAGTTGAAAAACGAACCAATCGCGGATGAAGAGCTTCAGAAGGCCAAGAACCAGATCGAAGCGAGCTTCATCATGAGTCAGGACTCGATCTTCTACCAGGCAATGCTTCTGGGCCAGTTTGAGACCGTTGCGGACTGGAAACTGCTGGAGAAATACATAGACCGCATCCGCGCGGTAACCAGGGATGACGTGATGCGGGTGGCAAAGGAGTATTTCTTTGAGGACAATAGGACTGTGGGAATTTTGGTGCCGGTGAAAGAATAA
- the miaA gene encoding tRNA (adenosine(37)-N6)-dimethylallyltransferase MiaA, whose translation MPNDKPILIIAGPTAVGKTDASIQLARELGAEIVSADSMQIYRGMDIGTAKPTLEQRKLVYHHMIDIAAPDQPYSVGDYLRDARTAIDGILASGGTPIVVGGTGLYIRALTRGLFHGPPADLELRERLFLREGEGEPGILYSDLVRVDPEAAVKIHPNDLRRTVRALEVYYLRDRKLSDFQREHSFLDRPYRYRLMFLVRSRSELYARIEQRVDQMIAAGLEAEVRALMEQGYLPGLSSMQGLGYKHFLDHFLGKTSREEAVMLLKRDTRRFAKRQFTWFRREPESIWVDVTGLTDAGEILERIKKNIEI comes from the coding sequence ATGCCGAACGACAAACCCATCCTTATCATCGCCGGGCCTACTGCCGTGGGCAAGACCGATGCATCCATCCAGCTCGCCCGGGAACTCGGGGCTGAGATCGTGAGCGCCGATTCCATGCAGATCTACCGCGGCATGGACATCGGTACAGCCAAACCCACTTTGGAACAGCGAAAGCTCGTGTATCACCATATGATCGATATCGCGGCGCCTGACCAGCCCTACAGCGTCGGCGACTACCTCCGTGACGCCCGGACAGCCATCGACGGGATTCTCGCATCAGGCGGCACGCCCATAGTTGTGGGGGGCACGGGACTCTATATTCGTGCGCTCACGAGGGGCCTGTTCCACGGGCCGCCAGCAGACCTTGAACTGCGTGAGCGGTTGTTCCTGCGTGAGGGTGAGGGAGAACCGGGCATCCTCTACTCAGACCTGGTGAGGGTCGATCCCGAGGCGGCGGTCAAGATCCATCCGAACGATCTCCGGCGCACGGTCAGGGCGCTCGAAGTGTATTATCTGCGCGACAGAAAACTCTCGGATTTTCAGCGAGAGCACTCATTTCTGGACAGACCATACCGGTACCGGTTGATGTTCCTTGTCAGGAGCAGGAGCGAACTGTATGCCCGCATCGAACAGCGTGTGGACCAGATGATCGCCGCGGGGCTCGAGGCGGAAGTGAGAGCGTTGATGGAGCAGGGGTATCTTCCGGGGCTTTCCTCCATGCAGGGACTGGGATATAAACACTTTCTGGATCATTTCCTCGGCAAGACGTCCCGGGAGGAGGCAGTGATGCTTCTCAAAAGAGATACCAGGCGGTTTGCCAAGCGTCAGTTCACCTGGTTCCGTCGCGAGCCCGAGTCGATATGGGTAGACGTCACGGGACTCACGGACGCGGGTGAAATCCTTGAGAGAATAAAGAAAAACATTGAAATTTGA
- a CDS encoding insulinase family protein, giving the protein MRNVKRTYDVILMIAVLSLLIIEPAAAEPIGKRFVLDNGMILLLSEKHDIPMVTMNMAIKAGSMVEPADKPGLASITASLLMQGTARRTASQISREIDFVGGSLSVSGGDDFASASLRMLKKDLRTGLDLLSDVLLNPVFDQKEIDRKIKETLAEIQRQKEEPDSIAGEAFAKMVFGDHPYGKTNDDVAAYLPKLVRRQVIDFHAARYSPNNTIIAVVGDVSEQEIKQQLDEHFKSWKKKEQPLQAPAQLPAGDKAIVQKIEKNITQANIAMGHIGISRENPDYYAVLIMNYILGGGGFSSRLMDNIRDNKGLAYDVHSGFSARKDPGAFSVSIQTKNESANAVIDETFKEIRRIQKELVSGNELADAKAYLTGSFPLKMDTYSKIAGILTAVEIYGLGLDYPQKYPGLINSVTREDIQRVAVKYLHPDTMAIVVVANQEKAKLKY; this is encoded by the coding sequence ATGCGGAATGTTAAAAGAACATATGACGTAATCCTGATGATAGCGGTATTGTCGTTGCTGATTATCGAACCGGCCGCCGCCGAGCCGATCGGCAAGCGCTTCGTGCTCGACAATGGCATGATCCTTCTCCTGTCTGAAAAGCATGACATCCCCATGGTCACGATGAACATGGCGATCAAGGCGGGGAGCATGGTTGAGCCGGCTGACAAACCAGGACTGGCATCGATCACGGCATCGCTCCTCATGCAGGGGACGGCAAGGCGTACGGCGAGCCAGATCAGCCGCGAGATCGATTTCGTGGGAGGCTCTCTTTCGGTCTCGGGCGGAGACGACTTCGCATCAGCAAGCCTCCGGATGCTTAAAAAGGACCTTCGCACGGGACTTGATCTGCTCTCCGATGTTCTTCTGAACCCGGTCTTTGACCAGAAGGAGATCGACCGCAAGATCAAGGAGACCCTGGCAGAAATCCAGCGGCAGAAGGAAGAACCGGACAGTATTGCGGGAGAGGCATTTGCTAAAATGGTCTTTGGAGATCATCCCTACGGCAAAACCAACGATGACGTGGCAGCCTATCTGCCGAAGCTGGTGCGCCGGCAGGTCATTGATTTCCATGCAGCACGGTACAGCCCGAACAATACGATCATCGCTGTGGTCGGGGACGTAAGCGAGCAGGAGATCAAACAGCAGTTGGACGAGCATTTCAAGTCCTGGAAGAAAAAGGAACAGCCCCTGCAGGCTCCTGCGCAGCTGCCGGCCGGGGATAAGGCGATCGTACAGAAGATCGAGAAGAACATTACGCAGGCAAATATTGCGATGGGGCACATCGGCATCAGCAGGGAGAATCCTGATTACTATGCCGTGCTGATCATGAACTATATCCTGGGTGGCGGGGGGTTCTCCTCGCGTCTCATGGACAATATCCGGGACAACAAGGGACTGGCATATGATGTTCACAGCGGTTTTTCCGCCCGCAAGGATCCGGGGGCGTTCTCTGTGTCCATCCAGACGAAGAACGAGTCGGCGAATGCGGTGATCGATGAGACGTTCAAGGAGATCCGCAGGATACAAAAGGAGCTTGTTTCCGGGAACGAACTTGCTGACGCGAAGGCGTACCTTACCGGCAGTTTCCCGCTCAAGATGGACACCTATTCCAAGATCGCCGGCATTCTTACTGCCGTCGAGATATACGGGCTCGGCCTCGATTATCCGCAAAAATATCCCGGCCTGATAAACTCGGTCACCCGGGAAGATATCCAGAGGGTAGCGGTGAAGTACCTCCATCCCGATACCATGGCAATCGTGGTGGTGGCCAACCAGGAAAAAGCGAAGCTGAAGTACTGA
- the mutL gene encoding DNA mismatch repair endonuclease MutL, with the protein MSSIIKILPDHVINKIAAGEVVERPASVVKELVENSIDAGATEIHIDIEESGRRLIRLTDNGSGMSKEDARTAFLRHATSKISDDTDLESIRTMGFRGEALSSIASVSHVRLQSAMKGATSGALIEIEGGMVKTVSEAAAPQGTVLEISHLFFNTPARRKFLKSPATEFSHIMTAVSRQAMAHPSVRFRLTHNKKTVLELSPSGNLRDRTLQLYGEEIAENLIEFAGGDDRVHVHGLIGRPGTSRADKTYQEFFVNRRAVKNASLTHALYSACGDTLMRDRHPVAFIFIEIDPTLVDVNVHPAKAEVRFRNQSQLHDLVRDVIREGLRGSGEAVRIESADRVREAIADFGMRNAGRPLTPTLSPEGRGGFSHPLPLRERTEVRGGAQIDSQNGALFHSALLYPLAQIHDSFIIAQSQEGMALIDQHAAHERVLFERLQDQFGAGRVPEQHLLVPDQVELGPAQSMVLAEYLPELSKLGFLVEDFGNGTFVIKAVPALLVGADTKQLLLDILDEVNVHGKSGRMDEVRDEMLSVMACHPAIKVHRHLDQQEMEKLLADLFKCRMPHTCPHGRPTIVRFSLVEIMKMFKRM; encoded by the coding sequence ATGTCCTCAATAATCAAAATTCTTCCCGACCATGTCATCAATAAGATCGCCGCGGGCGAGGTCGTGGAGCGGCCCGCGTCCGTGGTCAAGGAATTGGTCGAGAACTCGATCGACGCCGGAGCTACTGAAATCCACATCGACATCGAAGAGTCCGGCAGGCGGCTCATTCGCCTTACGGACAACGGCAGCGGCATGTCGAAAGAGGACGCCCGGACCGCGTTCCTGCGCCACGCCACGAGCAAAATATCAGACGATACGGACCTGGAATCGATTCGTACCATGGGTTTTCGGGGAGAGGCCCTCTCCAGCATCGCTTCGGTGTCCCATGTACGGCTGCAGAGCGCGATGAAGGGCGCGACTTCCGGCGCGCTGATCGAGATCGAGGGCGGTATGGTCAAGACCGTGTCCGAGGCCGCCGCGCCGCAGGGTACGGTCCTGGAGATCAGCCATCTTTTTTTCAATACGCCGGCCCGACGCAAGTTCCTGAAGAGCCCGGCAACAGAGTTTTCACACATCATGACCGCGGTATCGCGTCAGGCCATGGCTCATCCTTCCGTCCGTTTCAGGCTTACCCATAACAAAAAAACAGTGCTTGAACTTTCTCCCTCCGGGAACCTCAGGGACCGGACGCTCCAGCTTTACGGCGAAGAGATAGCCGAAAACCTGATCGAGTTCGCCGGCGGCGATGACCGTGTTCATGTCCATGGTCTCATCGGCCGTCCCGGCACGAGCCGGGCGGATAAAACCTATCAGGAATTCTTCGTGAACCGCCGCGCGGTCAAGAACGCTTCGCTCACGCACGCGCTTTACAGCGCCTGCGGCGACACGCTTATGCGCGATCGACATCCCGTGGCGTTCATCTTTATCGAGATCGATCCAACCCTCGTGGACGTAAATGTCCATCCTGCCAAGGCCGAGGTCCGTTTTCGCAACCAGTCACAGCTTCATGATCTGGTCCGTGACGTGATCAGGGAGGGATTGCGGGGAAGCGGAGAGGCTGTTCGAATTGAGAGCGCGGACAGGGTCAGGGAAGCCATTGCGGATTTCGGAATGCGGAATGCGGGAAGACCCCTCACCCCAACCCTCTCCCCGGAAGGGAGAGGAGGGTTCAGTCATCCTCTCCCCCTGAGGGAGAGGACCGAGGTGAGGGGTGGTGCACAGATTGATTCTCAAAACGGTGCACTCTTTCACTCCGCACTTCTCTACCCCCTCGCGCAGATTCACGACTCGTTCATCATCGCCCAGTCGCAGGAGGGAATGGCGCTTATCGACCAGCATGCCGCCCACGAGCGGGTGCTGTTCGAGAGGCTGCAGGACCAGTTCGGTGCCGGTCGCGTTCCTGAACAGCATCTCCTGGTGCCGGACCAGGTTGAACTCGGTCCCGCGCAGAGCATGGTGCTTGCTGAATATCTGCCGGAGCTTTCCAAACTCGGGTTCCTGGTGGAGGATTTCGGGAATGGCACGTTTGTGATCAAGGCAGTGCCCGCATTGCTGGTCGGCGCCGATACCAAGCAGTTGCTGCTCGATATCCTCGATGAAGTGAATGTCCACGGCAAAAGCGGAAGAATGGATGAAGTGCGGGATGAGATGCTGAGCGTGATGGCCTGCCATCCCGCGATCAAGGTGCATCGACACCTCGACCAACAGGAGATGGAAAAGCTGCTTGCCGATCTGTTCAAATGCCGCATGCCGCATACCTGTCCTCACGGGAGGCCGACGATCGTTCGATTTTCCCTGGTTGAGATCATGAAGATGTTCAAGAGGATGTAG
- the hfq gene encoding RNA chaperone Hfq has protein sequence MGKSQVNLQDIFLNQMRKEKIPVTMYLVNGARLTGMIKGFDNFVILLKQESQQLVYKHAISTIIPDKPVELVENMEMKKEVEQGAVQS, from the coding sequence ATGGGTAAGTCTCAGGTAAATCTTCAGGACATTTTTTTAAACCAGATGCGCAAGGAGAAGATTCCCGTAACGATGTATCTCGTGAACGGGGCGCGTCTCACGGGGATGATAAAGGGGTTTGATAACTTCGTCATCCTGTTGAAACAGGAGAGCCAGCAGCTTGTTTACAAACACGCCATCTCAACCATCATCCCTGATAAGCCTGTGGAACTTGTTGAGAACATGGAGATGAAAAAAGAAGTAGAGCAGGGTGCGGTTCAAAGCTAA